The Candidatus Palauibacter scopulicola sequence GTCCGCCCCCGCCCTCCGGCTCAAGCAGCCCGTGGCCACGGCTCAGACCCGGGCGGGACGGCGCGGCCAGTCCGCCGATTCGCGGTGCGTGACCTCCACGCGCACGTCCGGGAAGCGGACGCTCAGGTGCTGGCGCAGCCGCTCCGCCATGTACACCGAGCGGTGCTGTCCCCCCGTACACCCGAAATGCACGCTCAGGCTGTGGAACCCGCGGTCGAGGTAGTTCGCGATGTGGGCGTCCACGATCCCCCGCACCCGTTCCCAGAACTCCTGCGCCTCCGGCCGGGCCGCGATGAAGGCGATCGTCTCCTCGTCGAGCCCCGTGAGGTTGCGGTACGCCTCCTCCCGGCCCGGATTCGGGAGCCCGCGGCAGTCGAACACGTATCCTCCGCCGTGACCCGACGTGTCCGCCGGGTATCCGCCGGGATACCGGAAGCTCGAGACCGTCACCTCCAGCCCTCTCTCGACCGCCGACGGCTCCGCCTTGCGGCCCCAGCGCTCGACGATCGCGCGCAGCGCCCCCTCGAGTTCGGGGACGTCCACGGGCAAGCCCGCCCTGAGCAGCCCCCGCAGGTTCTCCGCCGCGTAGGGTACGCTCTGCAGGAAGCGCGGCTTGCGTTCGAAGAACCCCCGGTAACCGTAGGCTCCGAGCGCCTGCAGCAGCCGCACGAGGACATACCCGGGCCAGAGTTCGAGAAACTCGTCGCGCCGCGCGACCCCGTGCGATTCGAGGACGCCGATGTAGTGATCGAGCAGCGCCTCCCGGTGCCGGCGCGCGAGATTCGCCTTCGAATCGTAGAGGAGCGACGCCACGTCGTACTGCAGCGCCCCGCGCCGTCCGCCCTGGTAGTCGATGAACCAGGGCTCCGGACCCTCCGCCCCCCGTCGCACCATCACGTTGCGGGACTGGAGGTCGCGGTACAGGAACCGGGACCGGTCGCACGCGAGCAGGTGGCGGGCAAGCCGCGAGAAGTCGCGCTCCAGATCCGCCTCGTTGAACGGGATGTGCGCGAGCTTCAGGAAGTGGTACTTGAAGTAGTTCAGGTCCCAGAGGATCGACTGCCGGTCGAACGCCGCCCGCGGATAGGCCCGGCGGAAGTCGATCCGCTTCCCTCCCTCGACCTGGAAGCGGGGCAGGATCTCGAGCACCTGCCGGTAGAGGGGGAGGACGGCGTCCGGGAAGGCGTCCGATCCCGGATCGCGCGCCTCCTTGATCGCGTCGAAGAGGGTCGTGTCGCCGAGGTCCTCGAGGAGCCACACGCCGGACCTCTCGTCCGCGCCGTACACCTCCGGCACGGGCAGCCCGAGTTCGCGCAGGGTACGGGAGTAGGAGAGGAAGGCCCGGTTCTCCATCGCGTCCGGCCCGTGGGCGCCGATGGCGGACGCCCCGTCCCCCGCCGTGAGACGCCAGTAACTGCGCGTGGAACCGTCCGCGGCGACCGGCCGGATGTCCCGCGGCGGCTCGCCGTGCCACTCGACGAAGAGCGCCGACGCGAGGTCGACCAGCGCCTTGCCGGGAATCATCCGGTCGGAATCGCGGGTCCGGAGCCCGGCCGGGCCCGGAGTGCGCCCACGAGATCCTCGAGGCGCGCGACGCCGTTCGCCTTCAGGTATGCCGAGAGCCCTTCGTGTACGTCCACCGCCGCGCCGGGATCGACGAACGAAGCCGTCCCGACCTGGACGAGACAGGCGCCGGCGAGGATGTACTGCAGGGCGTCCTCGGCGTTGCGGATGCCCCCGATTCCCATGATCGGAAGCCCGCACGTCTGCCGCGCCCGCCACGTCGCGTAGACGCCCATGGGAAGGATCGCGGGGCCGCTCACGCCGCCGGACCGGTTGCCGATCAGCGGTTGGCGCCGCCCGATGTCGACGACCATCCCGGGGAAGGTGTTGATCGCGCTCAGGCCGTCGGCCCCCGCCTCCTCGCAGATGCGGGCGAAGTCGCCCACGTCGGGGACGTTGGGCGTGAGCTTGATCACGAGCGGCCGCTCGGTGCAGCCGCGGAGCCGCGCCACGAGGTCGGCCAGCGCCCGTTCGTCGGTGCCGAACATCGTGCCGCCCTTCACGTTCGGACAGGAAACGTTGATCTCGTACCCGAGGAAGCCGTCCTCCCCGTCGAGTCCGCTCACGACGGCCGCGAAGTCCTCCGCCGAGTGCCCGACGACGTTCACGAACACCTGGGCGCGACGGAGGTGCTCGCGCAGCCACGGGAGCTTCTCCGCGATGAAGCCGTCCAGGCCGGGGTTCTCGAGCCCGATCGCGTTGATCATCCCGCCGGGCGTCTCCGCGACGCGGTGCGGCGGGTTCCCGGGGCGGGGCTCGAGGCTCACCGCCTTGGTGACGAGTCCTCCGATCTCGTCGAGGGGGATGAGATCCGCGTATTCCTGCCCGTAGCCGCACGTGCCGGAGGCCAGGAGCACGGGACTCGGAAACTCCGCCCCGAACACGCGCTGGACGAGGCCCGGGGACACCGATGCCGAGCTCAGATCGCCCCCCAGTCGAGTTCCTCGGCGGGGAAGACGGAGCCCTCGATGCACGACTTCACCCAGCGGCCGTCCGCTCCGCGCACGACGCACCCCTGGCAGGTGCCGATCCCGCAGCCCATGTGCTCCTCGACCGAGACCTGGAGCCGGCGGCCGTGTTCCCGCGCGAAGGCCTCGAGCGCCCGCAGGAGCGGCGTCGGGCCGCAGCCGAGGAGGAGCGCGCTGGACGCCGGATCGAGGCCCGCGGTCACGAGGCCCTTGCGGCCGGCGCTCCCGTCTTCGGTGAACAACTCCGGGTCGTGATCCGTGAGGCGGGCGATGAGCGCGGGATCGAAGACGGCCGCGGCATCGCGCTCTCCGTAGATGAGCCGCACGCGCCGCCCCGCCGTCGCCTCGCGCGCCGCGAGGAAGATGAAGGGGGCGAGCCCGACGCCGCCCGCGACGCACTCGACCTCCTGGCCCTCCGTATCGAAGGGGCGGCCCAGCGGACCGAGGAGGAGGGCGGTCTGCCCGACCTCCAGCTTCGCGAGCGCCCTGGTGCCCTCTCCGTAGGCGCGCAGGAGGATGCCGACCTCGCCGCCGGGGCCCGTCCAGCCGACGCTGAACGGACGCGGAAGGAGCCAGGCCCCCGGCGCGTCGAGCCCGACGCCGAGCATGACGAACTGCCCGGGGAGCGCGGCGGCCGCGATGTCCGGGCAGTCGAACTCCTGCCACCAGGTATCGCGGGCCACGAGGCGCGTGGAGAGCAGCGCCGCCCGCCGGCTCACGGGGGTCGCGCGCCCCACGGCCACATCGCCGCCGGCGCTCAGCACCCCGACTCCGGCGCGGGGGCGTACCGGCGCAGCAGGTCGGCGCGATAGGCCACGACCGCATCCGCGATCGCCCGCGCGATCGCTTCCTGTCCCTCCACCCCGTTCAGGTAGCGCTCCTCTTCATCGTTCGAGAGAAAACCCACTTCGACGATCACCGACGGCATGCGCACGAGCGCCCCGAGGAGGACCCACCAGGGGCCCTGTATGACGCCGCGGTCGGGGGACCCGCCGCGCCGGACCCTTCGGATCGAGTTCTGCACGAACCCGGCGAAGAGCCGCGACTCCGCAAGATTCTCCGTACGGTCGATTCCCGCGAGGATGAACTGGACATCGGAGGGCGAACCCGCTGCGTCATCCACTTCCGGGCCCCGGTTCTCGCGCAGCGCGACCTCGCGCGCCTCCTCCGAGCGGGCCTGTCCGAGGAAGATGGTCTCGAACCCGCGCGCCCGTTCGTCTCCCGCGGCGTTGGCGTGGATCGAGACGAAGAGGTCGCCGGCTCGGTCCACCGCGAACTGGGACCGCTCGTCGAGATCCACGTAGACATCCGTGGTCCGGGTCATGTGAGGCTCGAACATCTCGCGCCCATCGAGTTCGTCGTACAGCCGTCTCGCGATCGCGAGCACGACATCCTTCTCGTAACTCCCGCTGCCCAGCGTTCCCGGGTCCCGGCCTCCGTGCCCCGGGTCGATGATCACGCGCCACGGCGCCGTCGGGTCGACGCGGGCCGGCAACGGGTCCGGCGGCGGCGGTGAGGACGGGGACGCCGGGGTCGAGGCGGGCACCGGCGACCCTTCGGCCGCGGCGGCGACCGGCGGCGGTCCCTCCGACACCCACCGCGTGACGAACTCGGCCGGAAGCCAGAAGGCGCCGCCTTCCTCGTAGGGTGGGTTCGCAAGCTGCACCGCGCGTCCCCCGTGCCGGAAGAAGGGAGACTCCGCCTCGAACGCGACCTCTTCGCCGTGGAAGCGGGCGCGCAGGAACACACCGTTTCTCGTGACGCCGTCGAGGGCGGTCTCCAGCGCGAGCGCGAGATCGGCCGCCGCCACCACGGGGTAGGCCCGGTGCCGCGCGACGGGGAAGCTCACGGTACGGCCCGAGACCTCCGCCTGTACCGTGTCGGGTGGCGCCTGTGCGTCGATTCGCACCGGGATTCCGCAGAGCACGGTCTGGGCAACGACGACGGTGGCAACCGCGATCCGCCCCTGCGCCCCCACCCGGTCGCGTCCGCCGCCGGCTCCCTCGTCAACCGCCACGTGCCGCCTCTCTCTTCGCCCGCTCGGCCTCCCGCTGCATCGTCTTCCTCTTCAGGTCCTCCCGCCGGTCCCGGTGCTTCTTCCCCCGCGCCAACCCCAGCGTGACCTTGGCAAAGCCGCGCCGAAAGTGGAGGTCCAGCGGCACGAGCGTCAGCCCGCTCTCGCGCGTCTTCGAGCGCAGGCGATCGATCTCGCGTCTCTTGAGCAGGAGCTTTCGCCGGCGCACCGGGTCGGGAGCATCGATGGTCGCCTTGTCGTACGGAGGAATGTGGAGATTATGGAGCCACGCCTCCCCGTCATCGATGCGCCCGAACGAGTCCGCGAAGCTCGCCTTGCCGTCCCGCAGCGACTTCACCTCCGCGCCCCGCAGCACGATCCCCGCCTCGAACTGTTCGAGCACCTCGTAGTCGTGCCGAGCCTTCCTGTTGCGGGCGATGACCCGAACCCCATCGCGTTCGCCCACGGCTCACTCGCGGGACGCCCCCCCGTCGGCGTCCCCCGCGCTCCCATCGGCCTTCGGCGCATCGCCCGCGCCCTCCCCCGTCCCGTCTCCCGATCCATCCTCGGACGCTTCCTCCGAGTGTTCCTCCGGCGCCTCGCCTTCCGTCAGCGCCGCGCGGTAGGCTTCCTTGGACTCGGCGACGCGCGCCTCGAGGTCGGAGCGGGCCTGCCGGGCCGCGTCCTTTCCCGCCTTGATCGCCTCCCCCGCCTGCTTCTGGCGGTCGGCGACGTTCCTGCGAAAGGCGTCCACGCGCGTTCCCACCTCGTCGCGCGTGCGGTCGTAGCGGTCTCCCAGCGTTTCCCGGAGGTCCGTGAGCCGCTCCTCCGTTCCCTCCTTCAGGCGGCGGGCCCCCTCGCGCAGGTCGGCCTGCGTTTCGCGTCCGGACTTCGGCGCCAGGAGCAGCG is a genomic window containing:
- a CDS encoding RNase adapter RapZ — its product is MIPGKALVDLASALFVEWHGEPPRDIRPVAADGSTRSYWRLTAGDGASAIGAHGPDAMENRAFLSYSRTLRELGLPVPEVYGADERSGVWLLEDLGDTTLFDAIKEARDPGSDAFPDAVLPLYRQVLEILPRFQVEGGKRIDFRRAYPRAAFDRQSILWDLNYFKYHFLKLAHIPFNEADLERDFSRLARHLLACDRSRFLYRDLQSRNVMVRRGAEGPEPWFIDYQGGRRGALQYDVASLLYDSKANLARRHREALLDHYIGVLESHGVARRDEFLELWPGYVLVRLLQALGAYGYRGFFERKPRFLQSVPYAAENLRGLLRAGLPVDVPELEGALRAIVERWGRKAEPSAVERGLEVTVSSFRYPGGYPADTSGHGGGYVFDCRGLPNPGREEAYRNLTGLDEETIAFIAARPEAQEFWERVRGIVDAHIANYLDRGFHSLSVHFGCTGGQHRSVYMAERLRQHLSVRFPDVRVEVTHRESADWPRRPARV
- a CDS encoding dihydroorotate dehydrogenase encodes the protein MSPGLVQRVFGAEFPSPVLLASGTCGYGQEYADLIPLDEIGGLVTKAVSLEPRPGNPPHRVAETPGGMINAIGLENPGLDGFIAEKLPWLREHLRRAQVFVNVVGHSAEDFAAVVSGLDGEDGFLGYEINVSCPNVKGGTMFGTDERALADLVARLRGCTERPLVIKLTPNVPDVGDFARICEEAGADGLSAINTFPGMVVDIGRRQPLIGNRSGGVSGPAILPMGVYATWRARQTCGLPIMGIGGIRNAEDALQYILAGACLVQVGTASFVDPGAAVDVHEGLSAYLKANGVARLEDLVGALRARPGSGPAIPTG
- a CDS encoding N-acetylmuramoyl-L-alanine amidase, whose amino-acid sequence is MAVDEGAGGGRDRVGAQGRIAVATVVVAQTVLCGIPVRIDAQAPPDTVQAEVSGRTVSFPVARHRAYPVVAAADLALALETALDGVTRNGVFLRARFHGEEVAFEAESPFFRHGGRAVQLANPPYEEGGAFWLPAEFVTRWVSEGPPPVAAAAEGSPVPASTPASPSSPPPPDPLPARVDPTAPWRVIIDPGHGGRDPGTLGSGSYEKDVVLAIARRLYDELDGREMFEPHMTRTTDVYVDLDERSQFAVDRAGDLFVSIHANAAGDERARGFETIFLGQARSEEAREVALRENRGPEVDDAAGSPSDVQFILAGIDRTENLAESRLFAGFVQNSIRRVRRGGSPDRGVIQGPWWVLLGALVRMPSVIVEVGFLSNDEEERYLNGVEGQEAIARAIADAVVAYRADLLRRYAPAPESGC
- the smpB gene encoding SsrA-binding protein SmpB, which produces MGERDGVRVIARNRKARHDYEVLEQFEAGIVLRGAEVKSLRDGKASFADSFGRIDDGEAWLHNLHIPPYDKATIDAPDPVRRRKLLLKRREIDRLRSKTRESGLTLVPLDLHFRRGFAKVTLGLARGKKHRDRREDLKRKTMQREAERAKREAARGG
- a CDS encoding YtxH domain-containing protein, which translates into the protein MSEQDQQPYVIVERRASGVVAFFCGALVGAGVALLLAPKSGRETQADLREGARRLKEGTEERLTDLRETLGDRYDRTRDEVGTRVDAFRRNVADRQKQAGEAIKAGKDAARQARSDLEARVAESKEAYRAALTEGEAPEEHSEEASEDGSGDGTGEGAGDAPKADGSAGDADGGASRE